One Carassius auratus strain Wakin unplaced genomic scaffold, ASM336829v1 scaf_tig00005423, whole genome shotgun sequence genomic region harbors:
- the LOC113070941 gene encoding protein kish-A-like encodes MSAIFNFQSLLTVILLLICTCTYIRALTPNLLDKNKTGFLGIFWKCARIGERKSPYVACCCIIMAFTILFSE; translated from the exons ATG TCTGCCATATTTAATTTCCAGAGTCTGTTGACGGTCATCTTACTGCTCATCTGCACCTGCACGTATATACGAGCTCTCACTCCCAACCTGCTGGATAAGAACAAAACAGG ATTCCTTGGAATTTTCTGGAAATGTGCAAGAATAG GTGAGCGCAAAAGCCCTTACGTGGCGTGTTGCTGCATCATCATGGCCTTCACGATTTTATTTTCGGAGTAG